A single region of the Manihot esculenta cultivar AM560-2 chromosome 12, M.esculenta_v8, whole genome shotgun sequence genome encodes:
- the LOC110627314 gene encoding inositol-3-phosphate synthase, with the protein MFIEKFKVESPNVKYTEDEVHSVYNYETTELVHENRNGTFQWIVKPKTVKYEFKTNTHVPKLGVMLVGWGGNNGSTLTGGVIANREGISWATKDKVQQANYFGSLTQASSIRVGSFNGEEIYAPFKSLLPMVNPDDIVFGGWDISDMNLADAMARAKVFDIDLQKQLRPYMESMVPLPGIYDPDFIAANQDSRANNVIKGTKKEQVQQIVKDIREFKEKNKVDKVVVLWTANTERYSNVVVGLNDTMENLMAALERNEVEISPSTLYALACIFEEVPFINGSPQNTFVPGVIDLAIKRNSLIGGDDFKSGQTKMKSVLVDFLVGAGIKPTSIVSYNHLGNNDGMNLSAPQTFRSKEISKSNVVDDMVSSNGILYEPGEHPDHVVVIKYVPYVGDSKRAMDEYTSEIFMGGQNTIVLHNTCEDSLLAAPIILDLVLLAELSTRIQLKAEEEGKFHSFHPVATILSYLTKAPLVPPGTPVVNALSKQRAMLENILRACVGLAPENNMILEYK; encoded by the exons ATGTTCATTGAGAAGTTTAAGGTCGAGAGTCCTAATGTTAAATACACAGAGGACGAGGTTCACTCTGTATACAACTATGAGACCACTGAGCTTGTTCATGAGAACAGGAATGGTACATTTCAATGGATTGTCAAGCCCAAAACTGTCAAATACGAATTCAAGACCAATACCCATGTCCCTAAACTAGG GGTTATGCTAGTGGGGTGGGGAGGAAATAATGGTTCTACTCTCACCGGTGGAGTTATTGCCAACCGAGA AGGAATCTCCTGGGCAACCAAGGACAAAGTCCAACAGGCAAATTACTTTGGTTCACTCACACAAGCATCGTCAATCCGAGTTGGGTCTTTCAATGGAGAGGAAATATATGCTCCGTTCAAGAGCCTCCTCCCTATG GTGAACCCCGATGACATTGTGTTTGGTGGTTGGGACATAAGCGACATGAACTTGGCAGATGCCATGGCCAGGGCCAAGGTCTTCGATATTGATCTTCAGAAGCAACTGAGGCCCTACATGGAATCTATGGTCCCACTCCCTGGAATCTACGACCCTGATTTTATTGCCGCCAACCAAGACTCACGTGCCAACAACGTGATCAAAGGGACTAAGAAAGAGCAAGTTCAGCAAATTGTTAAAGACATTAG GGAgtttaaggagaaaaacaagGTGGACAAGGTGGTTGTTCTGTGGACTGCCAACACTGAGAGGTACAGCAATGTTGTAGTGGGCCTAAATGACACCATGGAGAACCTCATGGCTGCCTTGGAGAGAAATGAAGTTGAAATATCTCCATCAACCTTGTATGCCTTGGCTTGTATTTTTGAAGAGGTCCCTTTCATTAATGGAAGCCCACAAAACACTTTTGTTCCAG GCGTTATTGATTTGGCTATTAAGAGGAACAGTTTGATTGGTGGAGATGACTTCAAGAGTGGTCAGACCAAGATGAAATCTGTACTGGTTGATTTCCTTGTGGGGGCTGGTATTAAG CCAACATCAATAGTGAGTTACAACCATCTGGGAAACAATGACGGGATGAACCTGTCAGCACCTCAAACTTTCCGCTCCAAGGAAATCTCCAAAAGCAATGTTGTTGATGACATGGTCTCTAGCAATGGCATCCTCTATGAACCTGGGGAACACCCTGACCATGTTGTAGTCATCAAA TATGTTCCTTATGTGGGAGATAGCAAGAGAGCAATGGATGAGTACACTTCAGAGATTTTTATGGGCGGCCAAAACACCATAGTCCTGCACAACACCTGCGAGGACTCCCTCCTGGCTGCACCCATCATTCTGGATTTGGTCCTCCTCGCTGAACTCAGCACCAGGATCCAGCTTAAAGCTGAAGAGGAG GGCAAGTTCCACTCCTTCCACCCCGTGGCTACTATTCTCAGTTACCTCACCAAGGCTCCTCTT GTTCCACCAGGCACACCAGTGGTGAATGCGCTGTCGAAGCAGCGTGCAATGCTTGAAAACATACTGAGAGCCTGTGTTGGTTTAGCTCCTGAGAACAACATGATCTTGGAATACAAGtga
- the LOC110627385 gene encoding FCS-Like Zinc finger 5: MLLGKRPRAPIRRTTSMSGITVDIPDMGASEMAPSSEDSSTQNHHQMIGDPHHAAVGAEEVCLNYYSNSNGLYDQRFLASMVSPRINQRRSSAGALLETAHFLRTCGLCNRRLAHGKDIYMYRGDTAFCSVECREQQMKNDEIKEKCSSLAMASKKEDRHASTSSSSKAAASRKSETMAVA; the protein is encoded by the exons ATGTTGCTAGGGAAGCGTCCTCGAGCACCCATCAGAAGAACCACAAGTATGTCCGGCATCACCGTTGATATTCCCGACATGGGTGCCTCGGAGATGGCGCCGTCGTCTGAAGATAGCAGTACCCAAAACCACCACCAGATGATCGGAGATCCTCATCATGCAGCTGTGGGAGCTGAAGAAGTGTGTCTAAATTATTATAGTAATAGTAATGGCTTATACGATCAACGTTTCTTGGCAAGCATGGTGTCTCCCAGGATTAATCAAAGGAGAAGCTCAGCTGGTGCTTTATTGGAAACTGCTCATTTCTTGAGAACTTGTGGCCTTTGCAACCGCCGCTTGGCTCATGGGAAAGATATTTACATGTATAG AGGGGATACGGCTTTTTGTAGTGTAGAGTGCAGAGAACAACAGATGAAGAATGATGAGATAAAAGAAAAGTGCAGTAGTCTGGCTATGGCATCAAAGAAAGAAGATCGCCATGCATCAACATCTTCAAGCTCCAAGGCTGCTGCTTCTAGGAAAAGTGAAACTATGGCTGTTGCTTGA
- the LOC110627897 gene encoding chaperone protein dnaJ 20, chloroplastic, with translation METSLKMKPKLEKLVPVLHKTRARQNNYKIKIKIITCRYKAMQEKKTNLYHVLSLESQNVGFCEIKKAYRNMALQYHPDVCPPSAKEESTKRFVELRQAYETLSDPISRRLYDYELSLGNSTGFDIELRMEERNNKFPKEAWEEQLHGLKQRSHVRLEKMNNKYI, from the coding sequence ATGGAGACATCCCTGAAAATGAAACCCAAGTTGGAAAAATTGGTTCCAGTGCTACACAAAACAAGGGCAAGGCAAAATAACTATAAGATCAAGATCAAGATCATTACTTGCAGATATAAAGCTATGCAAGAAAAGAAGACCAACTTGTACCATGTTCTTTCTCTTGAATCCCAGAATGTAGGGTTTTGTGAGATTAAGAAGGCTTATAGGAACATGGCTTTACAATACCACCCGGATGTTTGTCCTCCGTCGGCAAAAGAAGAGTCCACAAAGCGATTTGTTGAGCTTCGACAAGCTTATGAAACACTGTCGGATCCAATCTCACGTAGactttatgattatgagttgagTTTGGGAAATTCTACAGGGTTTGATATTGAATTAAGAATGGAGGAAAGGAACAACAAGTTTCCTAAGGAAGCATGGGAAGAGCAACTTCACGGATTGAAACAACGATCTCATGTCCGATTGGAGAAGATGAACAATAAATATATCTAg